In Leptidea sinapis chromosome 2, ilLepSina1.1, whole genome shotgun sequence, the sequence cttaaataaattattactttgttttacaaatttacatgcttcaaatatacatattgcgcaatgtcaaaatatttgtcttttCAAATAAGTTTTTACATGAATAGATCGGGCCAACTCCACATATAcaacgaatacattttttttagcaACATATGCTTGATGTACTCCTGTGCCATTTCCCCAGATGAGAAGATCGTATCTGAGTACTGAAACGATATATCCATGGTACGCCATTAAAGATTACTTATTCGAAGCAATTCTCATGAGTCTTCCTAGGACGTACACAAATCTATAAATGTAACTTCAAATCACATGAATGATTGAAGCTCTTACCATATTCATTACTAGGAATACGTTTTTCACCAGTGTGTATTCTATTGTGTATCTCAACACACCTGATTGATTGAAGCTCTTACCATATACTTAACAAGAATATGGCCTTTCACCCGTATGTATTATATTGTGTCTCTTCAATGCACTTGAATTattgaagctcttaccacattcatcacaagaatatggcttttcaccagtgtgTATTCTATTGTGTCTCTTCAATGCACTTGAACTattgaagctcttaccacattcaTCACAAgtatatggcttttcaccagtgtgTATTCTATTGTGTCTCGTCAATGCACTTGATTgactgaagctcttaccacataatttacaagaatatggcttttcaccagtatgtatctTATTGTGTTTATTCAACGGACTTGATTCattgaagctcttaccacatactttacaagaatatggttTTTCACCAGTGTGTGTTCTATTGTGTATCTTCAATGTACCTGATTGtttgaagctcttaccacatactttacaagaatatggcttttcaccagtatgaaTACTATTGTGTATAatcaaattaattgatttattgaAGCCTTTACCACATACTTCACAGGAATATGGCTTTACACCagtgtgtattttattatgtttcttcAACGCACCTGATTGcttgaagctcttaccacatacttTACAAGAATAGGGGTTTTCACCAGTGTGTATTCTATCGTGTATCCTCAATGCACCTGATTGtttgaagctcttaccacatactttacaagaatatggcttttcaccagtatgtattctattgtgtgTCTTCAAATAACTTAAACgattgaagctcttaccacatactATACAAGAGTATGGCTTTCCACTAGTATGTATTATATTGTGTATCTTCAAATCTTCTGAGTTagtgaaactcttaccacattcattacaagaatatggcttttcaccagtgtgtattttattatgtcTCTTCAATGCACCTAATTGATTGAAGCTCTTACTAcatactttacaagaatatggcttttcaccagtgtgAAGTCTTTGGTGTATCTTCAAATCAGCTGATTgattgaagctcttaccacattcattacaataatatggtTTTTCACCAGTGTGTATTCTAATGTGTATCTTTAACGCACCTGATTGATTGAAGCTCATACCAcatactttacaagaatatggcttttcaccagtgtgTATTCTAGTGTGTGTGTTCAATACACTTAATTGcttgaagctcttaccacacactttacaagaatatgggtTTTCACCAGTGTGTATTCTATCGTGTATCTTCAACACACCTGATTgattgaagctcttaccacatactttacaagaatatggttTTTCACCAGTGTGTAATATATTGTGTCTCTTCAATGCACTTGAACGAtggaagctcttaccacatcccttacaagaatatggcttttcaccagtgtgTATTCTATAGTGTATCTTCAATTCTCCTGATTTaatgaagctcttaccacatgcATCACAacaatatggcttttcacctgTGTGAAGTCTTATGTGGATCTTCAAAGCAGCTAATTGATTAAAGCTATTACCACATGCATTACAAGAATATGGTTTTTCACCAGTGTGTATTCTATCGTGTATCTTCAACGCACCTGATTGtttgaagctcttaccacatactttacaagaatatggttTTTCACCAGTGTGTATTTTAGTGTGTTTACACAATGCACCTGATTctttgaaactcttaccacattcattacaagaatatggcttttcaccagtatgtattttattgtgtCTCTTCAAATCACTTGAACgattgaagctcttaccacatactttacaagaatatggctttccaccagtatgtattttattgtgtttcttCAATGCACCTAATTgattgaagctcttaccacattctttacaagaatatggcttttcacaagtatgtattctattatttttcttcaaatCATCAGATTGATTGTATTGTTGCATTAAgatcttttttttacttttattatgcTTGATATATGCTTCACCTGTaagatgaaatatattattgttatatttaacaaaatattacaacatttatttttggaaaaatttACAACTTAGCAGATTTTGATTAATTTGTGTTTGGTCTAATGGCAACCTCATTGAGTTTTCTTAGACTAGAATTGCAGATATGCTACTTCgctttttcaagaaacttttttgttaaattattaggATTTTCTAATTTATGAACGTTCTTAAATTGTATTGTTATAACATGGTAGCCTTGAACTTATCCTGCATGAAAGTATAAGATACCTAAAAGCCTAAATAAAATACAGCAAAGGTTCCATGTCTTTTTGGACTAATTGGGATGGTTACAAAATAGAATCAATATTAACCTGTACttagggttttttttattaaaaacttactATTACAGCATAATCTTACCATTATGATTCTCCAAACTCACTAAGTTTTCCTTGAGCTGTTTACTACAGAGCTGGTTGACTGATATATCACATTCTGATTGTTCTTGAGGCATTATACCTAACTGCCAATCTGAAGTCCAACCtgtaaatatatctaatatttttacctttttaatttatttagttttttttagtttgtatgTCAGCTCTTTACACCTGAAACACAGGATTACCAAGTTCAGGCACAGTGTTCCATAGCTTCCAAGCAAGATTCagattgtataattattattttatttttgaataaataaattaaaattagagaAGGTTTCATCCCATTTCGCAACCCTTTCAATAGGGgacttgatagaagacacaagtttcttccagCACTGATCGACGGTTTTCCGACCTACATGGTCCGTGTATATGGCACATCCAGCACTGTCATCTGCCTAGCAAGATATTGTTTTAGGCGTTcgacatatcattgatatgcaaaaaaaaacagtgtAGTATTCGCACACAACTTTGCACAACTCTAGCGTTCACAAGCTTCGGGCTCCTGGGACCTGTATGTTGTGCCCATTGGAAGTAGACATAAACTATCCGGAAACCCATATGAAGCAGAAGTACCTTCTGTATACGATCAATAGCCTTTGCTATATCCAAGCTGCCAGTGGTCGAGTCGAGAGAAGAATAAAGTGCTCAGAAGATGGGTATTTTACTATTGCAGAATGGGTCAGGGTGTCATTCACCATTCCAGCGGCAGTAGGGCCGTCTGGTTgcagttaccaagagcagctttctaCACGGCCCAGAACTTGCGTATTCCAGTAGGATAATTTTAAAGCTTATCGCCGATTTTAACGATATATATAGATTTCGCACGGGCTATTTGCGGCATCTTCAATTGCTGTTTGAACGGAGCCCATGAGCTGATCCCTCTCTGAATTATAACTATGCGACCAGTAGACACACCAATAGTGGCAGATATGTTCCTCGACATTTACGTGCAGCCACAGAATAGACAGGTTTGGTTGAGACACTTAGTATAGACCAGAAGGCGACAGCAGTCACCTCCTTGACAAACACACATACCCATATGtcacaaaaaaatatgcaatattttgGACCCGGGGTGTGATAAATATGCTGTGTCGTTCAGCCGAGATATCTGCATTTCTGTATGAAATAACAAGACCTGCTGCTCCGTCAAAGGGTGGTTTGAAGTTAGAGTGAATTATCCCCAGGTTGCATAAGTCTAAATGAAGCATGAATTGGGGCGCTAATGTAATGTTGCCGCATTACCCCCGGAAATGCGCAGTTATGTGCTCTTACCCAGATACCAAGACTCAAgcagagccggtaccctccagGGTTAAAACCTTTATAAatatgacatatgggttctagtCCCCAACACTAGCCTGTGTGAAACATAACATAGTGAGGCCGCTGCTCGGGTCCTGTTTCATGAATGAGTGTGGTACAGTACTTGTGTTTAGAGACGTGGCTCTCCTTTCTGTCGTCATAGGACTGAGGCGTGATACTCTCACACCGAAATGTCTTTAGTCATCTCATAAGACACCGTTGGGCCTGGGACTCTATTACTAATACTACTCTCTACTCTATTTTCTATTAACGCCCAGAAGATTtagaagatatttatttaaataataaaaattaattattatattttttccataCATGCACATTAAATGCATATTAAAGAATATGAACCATGCTATATCCTATAAATTCTGTGATATTGTCATTACCTGGTAACTGATGCTCTACCACATCTATCTCGTCTTTACATTCTTGTTTGACAAACTCATTGTTTTCCATATCAGATGCAGACATTAGTTTCATATGAGAGTCCACATCAGTATGTACTTTAGGCAGAGCCAATtctgaaattttttattaatatataatatttttaagattcTCACCACTGTATATGCATATTCAAAGACAcatttcaaatgtaattttgcaTATCATCTATGTTTCTTCAATACTGCACAAGATCAGAAATCCCTTGTAAGTCCTGTGGTATTACAATTGAGAATGGGCAACAGTGATCACATAATGTCGGGTAAACTGTATGAGTGCTAGTTTGTCTTAGGAGATAGTTACTCTTAACCCTCATTTACACCAAGAAACAAatcaaaaacatgttttatacaaaacttgtaGATCACTTGtcaaacataattatttattttaaacatgcaTTGCAGTTGTCTGATACatactttcattcacactgtgTTGCCAAATCTATTTGTctataaacaagtatagaacACATTAGCGTTCAGATATAGGTCTGAGATATGTTTGATCCAGTCTGATACATTGACAGTGTTCACacaaacataaaacatacatgtTTTTTACAAgtattggtaatttttttgaaatttatgtataatacttactcaaaacaaattttatactcTATATGAATAGAGTATAAAATAGCTTGTTGGATAAAGTTTTATACATTTACTGGACAGACCACACTTTTTTTAGAAGAATAAAAGAATAAGATGGTAAATGGAGTGTTCAAGGAATCAAACTTTAATAGCAATATTTATCTCGGCTTACATTAGGATATTCTtccaatacttttataatagtCTCGCAAGTATCAGTAATGCATTGACTACTTTTTGCCTTTGATATCCGATGCAAATACAAAGAAGAATATGAATCAGCAGCAGCTAGAAATCTCAAATAAACAGCtaataaaaaaagcgcgtacacctttcttaaaagctatcaacgctcctgtgattcctctggtgttgtaagagtaTGTGTAcgatcacttatcaccaggtgacctgtacgtgAGGTTTTcgttcttttccataaaaaaaataattgctaaaTATATATTAGCATCTCGATAATGTGTATTCTGCTTAGAAATGTATAGTGCAATTTTTTGAAGCAATTTCTCGAAATTACTGGTGTTATTCTAACAAAGTTTTCATTCAATATAGCATGATAGGTAAGAGACCTATTGTGGTGTCATTtcctcaaaaatgatcccaaccaGTACTTGTATGGTTTACTTAAGTTTGATTCATTTTGTATGATGTACAAGTATACTGCACTCATGAAGCAAAGTTCCGCAGTACCTTCACTTTCCATTGTCAGTACGAGTAGTCAATTGAGCAGAAATATTCATGAACTTCTGTACTGACATGTCTTAAACAAGTTTAGCTACAAGCCTACAATaagtataaatgatgagaaatATGAGATCATATACATGTAGATAACCAGTAGTTGACAATCAATTTCTAcagacaagtttcatacaaGTTTTGTCTATGacaagtttaaatttttgtattatgaaaatattgcaTACGTCTTGTTTTTggaatttgtatgaaacttgtcaaatacATGTATAATATCTTGGTGTAAACAAGGGGGTTGAgagaaaaaatgtattataatcAGTTATTATTGAGATACATCTTGATTTATAGCTCATATTGTGTGAGCCATTAAACACAATGTGATTTATTACCATCTCGttcttattttctttctttaacATTAATGATTTTGATTTCCAATGACTCAGAGATGGATACACTGGATAACACAAAGAAAATGGAGGGATAATCATGATACAGTCTCCGACTAGTGTGGCGATTCAATGGCaatcataatttagtcatacttatatataagcttgtaaaatatttaaagttaatgaaAAGTTAATATAAGTAGCCTCAACTCATATTATAATCGTATCTACCGGAAAAGTAAAAGAGGAACAGtacctacaaaaataaaaaaatccatagTAAAGGGTTTTAAGAAAATCCGTAGTAAAGAAGTATCAgggtttttaagaatgtacaaaacttgaacaaaaaaaaatactaataggacatttctggattcgaaccggggtcttctgctttctggATCACCCAATGTTCCATATTATAgtcttattatatatgtatagtgtTTTCTATAAAAGGcctgtttataatttttacaataattgtgttGCCATAAGGATGTAAAACATGATTTATGATTTGTTGATCTCTTAATGGCTTGTAATATAACTAAAGTCTGTACAGAAAGAGAACAGTCATGGCATAAAATGGAACTAATATTATGACTTTTAAATGGCTCATTCtataaaatctttattaagacggaatatgaaaacattatattctaaaaaaatatacaagtaTCAAAATGTCATAGTCTTAATATTGTGTTGTCAACATTACAAATTTGGTAATTAAATGAAGGTGCACCCTCAAATCTTATGTAGGTACTTTTTTCGCATAGACTATATCTCACTGTCTCAAAGAAGTCAGACACTTTTATGATGGATGTAATTTAAAATCTCACTTGAGAgaatcatataaatataataatcatataataaatacaaagaatattataattataaaagatattttatcACTAATACAGATAACAGTgagtttacataaaattatatttgattacAATTTAACAATTTGTCTGGGTGTagttaataaagaataaaacaagAGATAATATTGATGAGATTCTGAAATTACCTTGTTTATCCTGTTCCGTGTCTTCCTGTTTGATATATTTGTGAATATCCATTTTGATGGGTAAGCCACACTCAAATAGTATgtgtaaattaatatatcaaTTTTTAGATTTGATGACAATCTTGGAATTAAAACTATTTGAGGGcagaaatattgtaatattcctAAAACAATACAGGTTTTTTACTTGGAATCAAAAATAAGTCAGTAAGACACACCTTATCACATTCAGGGTAACATGCAGCCCCAATTGCAGAGGTTGAGGGAAAAATGGATGACATATACTCATGTGATTACATGTAAGTACAGGAATGGCAAACCAACTGATATAAAAGCAGATTGAACTGAGAAAATGAAAACATGAGATCACTCCAAGAAATTTACACCACAACAGATGCTGTTTTTGAACACAGGAGTCtgtgattaaaataataatattataatcatgatAGTGTTATGTAAGTGATCATCCTAATCCAGAGTAAAATGTTCAATAGTTAAGACAAAAGGCTAACAATATTGTTGACAGCTattaaatttctgtagtgaTTTGTTGCCCTATCATGTAAGGTACATAAATACTgtatttaatactataaaatttaaaaaaacaaacccGAATTAGCATTGTATATTCTATGGAATCACATTACAGTTATATggacaggtttattacttatgttttataaataagctatataatattagtaacacACAAAATGGTTAacacttagtatcccgtagcacgaattattatgtataaaatattgtaattgatagagctttagtccacgattataatgctaccactccTAATTACAAGGTAACGCACAGTTCCAGGGTAAAAAGCATTTTAAGGAATATAACCTTACCTCAAATTATGGCATTTTTAAGGATTGGGACATTGTTATGGGGAAAAAAGAAAGGAAAACCCCTAGAATTCGTTTTCGgctgttttaactgttctagcataacataatttaaccaatttttataaattctaGTTGATAAAGCTTTGGTCAACGACTACAGTGCTGCTAATCTTAAAACAACGTAATACACAATTAAGAAAATGCGAACAAAAATTACAACCTCTAAACGGATTAAACACAGAACACGGGAACATTCCCGCAACTACGATAGAAACGGAATAAAATCTGAGCAATAAACATTATAGGAAAACTGAATAAACAACATAGGAAGACTAACCCCTCGTTgtatttgacaagtttcatacaaatttcaaaaacaagatgtatgcaatattttcaaaatacaaaaattgaAACTTGTCATAGACAAAACTTGTATGAAGCTTGtctgatgaaattgtttgtcaCCTACAATTAGTTGTTTACATGTATATAATGacatgttttatacttgttgtaTGTAGGCTTGTAGCTGGACTTGTTTAAGACATATCAGTGCAGAAGTTAATTAATTTGACAATACAATTGACTACTGGTACAGACAATAGAAAGTGAAGGTACTGTGGAACTttggaatttaaatttgaataaagaaTGAAGGAAATTCAAGAAAATCACGCAAGTATTGGTCGCGATCATTCTTGGAGACGACAGCAAGAAGAGGCCTATCGTTcctaattgaataatttaagaATAGAAGACAAAAGTGGATTGAGAAATTTTGTAGGCATTTGAGAAAGTTTGAGATTTTGCTTCAAAAAGTTGCACCATACTTTGCTTAGCAGAATTCACAGTATCGAGATGCTATCACTCCAGcagagcaattattttatttatggaaaaggaggacaaacaagcgtacgcacgggtcacctggtgatacgtgatcaccgccacacacattctctggcaacaccagaggaatcacaggagcgttgccggccttgaaagAAGTCGTACGCGCTATTTTTTTGTTAGCTGTTTATTGGGATTTCTAGCTACTGGTGACTCATATTCTTCTTTGTTTTTGCATCGGATATAAAAGGCGAAATTACTCATGCTTGCGAGATGCTTATCAAAGTATCGAAAGAATATCTGAATATAAGCTGAgataaatattgctaataaagctTATGTCATTGACCACTCCATTTATCTTCTTCTTTTACATACAttcatataatcacgcctctttcccgtaggggtaggcagagaccacttctttccacttgctaagATCCTTACCTATattcttgtttcgcttcgtccacttttattattcctttcatacagggtactcttgacctggcctttttttcaagacgtccctgatttgatatctaaacgtccgcctaggtcgcccgttccaacactttcattcacactgacacaccttatacactttcttcgtcaatcgttcttcattcattctctcgacatgtccaaaccatctcagaatacctttctcaatttttgtcatcacatcttctttcagacca encodes:
- the LOC126974521 gene encoding zinc finger protein 91-like, which translates into the protein MQQYNQSDDLKKNNRIHTCEKPYSCKECGKSFNQLGALKKHNKIHTGGKPYSCKVCGKSFNRSSDLKRHNKIHTGEKPYSCNECGKSFKESGALCKHTKIHTGEKPYSCKVCGKSFKQSGALKIHDRIHTGEKPYSCNACGNSFNQLAALKIHIRLHTGEKPYCCDACGKSFIKSGELKIHYRIHTGEKPYSCKGCGKSFHRSSALKRHNILHTGEKPYSCKVCGKSFNQSGVLKIHDRIHTGENPYSCKVCGKSFKQLSVLNTHTRIHTGEKPYSCKVCGMSFNQSGALKIHIRIHTGEKPYYCNECGKSFNQSADLKIHQRLHTGEKPYSCKVCSKSFNQLGALKRHNKIHTGEKPYSCNECGKSFTNSEDLKIHNIIHTSGKPYSCIVCGKSFNRLSYLKTHNRIHTGEKPYSCKVCGKSFKQSGALRIHDRIHTGENPYSCKVCGKSFKQSGALKKHNKIHTGVKPYSCEVCGKGFNKSINLIIHNSIHTGEKPYSCKVCGKSFKQSGTLKIHNRTHTGEKPYSCKVCGKSFNESSPLNKHNKIHTGEKPYSCKLCGKSFSQSSALTRHNRIHTGEKPYTCDECGKSFNSSSALKRHNRIHTGEKPYSCDECGKSFNNSSALKRHNIIHTGERPYSC